Proteins from a single region of Chloroherpeton thalassium ATCC 35110:
- a CDS encoding ABC transporter substrate-binding protein — MPKTSYQQNLDLSRSEGSAIQIRHAKGFQIDYEDGLTLLKIYNGIQDRADTLKYVIVKKGQAIPPKYHDYYVVHTPIRRVTVFSTTNIGMLSLAESEDAIVGVSNPKVVNTPSVVERIKNGEIADVGHAYSPNVEILLEKSPDLVILTALPAAKFAQYQTLIDAGVPVVVCAAWLENSPLGRAEWVKLLAVLLGKETLVNEKFARIEMQYQRLASLADSVQARPTVLPGLAYKDSWSIPGGDSYVAQFLKDAGADYYWKNKKVTGSLKLDFEAVYPVALTADFWINPGTAKSIEELLAKDTRFREFAPVQKERVFNNNKQLNPFGGNAYWEFGVVQPQLILADLIQIFHPELISELPEAFRESTFYQQIK, encoded by the coding sequence GTGCCAAAAACATCTTATCAGCAAAATCTGGACTTATCACGTTCGGAAGGGTCTGCTATACAGATTCGCCACGCGAAAGGGTTTCAGATCGACTACGAAGACGGATTAACACTTCTCAAAATTTACAATGGCATTCAAGACAGAGCCGATACGCTCAAATACGTCATTGTGAAAAAAGGACAAGCCATTCCTCCAAAATACCATGATTACTACGTTGTTCATACGCCGATTCGTCGCGTAACTGTTTTCTCGACAACCAACATCGGAATGCTATCGCTTGCTGAAAGCGAAGATGCGATTGTCGGTGTATCCAATCCAAAAGTTGTAAACACGCCAAGTGTCGTTGAAAGAATTAAAAACGGTGAGATTGCAGACGTCGGTCACGCGTACAGTCCTAACGTTGAAATCTTATTAGAAAAAAGCCCAGATTTGGTTATCCTAACGGCCTTGCCGGCAGCAAAATTTGCACAATATCAAACTTTGATTGATGCGGGTGTGCCGGTGGTGGTTTGTGCGGCGTGGTTAGAAAATTCGCCGCTGGGTCGTGCAGAGTGGGTGAAATTGCTTGCGGTGCTTTTGGGAAAAGAAACGCTGGTTAATGAAAAATTTGCTCGCATCGAAATGCAGTATCAGCGTTTGGCCAGCCTGGCGGATTCCGTTCAAGCGCGCCCGACAGTCTTGCCTGGTCTGGCTTATAAAGATTCATGGTCTATTCCTGGCGGCGATAGCTATGTCGCTCAATTTCTCAAGGATGCCGGCGCAGATTATTATTGGAAAAATAAAAAAGTAACCGGCAGTCTCAAGCTTGATTTTGAAGCTGTTTATCCGGTGGCTTTAACGGCGGACTTTTGGATCAATCCAGGGACGGCAAAATCTATCGAGGAATTGCTCGCCAAGGACACGCGCTTTCGAGAGTTTGCGCCTGTTCAAAAAGAGCGCGTATTTAATAATAATAAACAGCTCAATCCATTTGGTGGGAATGCTTATTGGGAATTTGGTGTGGTTCAGCCGCAGCTCATTTTGGCTGATTTGATACAGATTTTTCATCCTGAATTAATTTCAGAACTACCAGAAGCATTTCGCGAAAGCACATTTTATCAACAGATTAAGTAG
- the argH gene encoding argininosuccinate lyase, whose protein sequence is MGQKSDEKKELLWQSRFSEPFDEDALRFSSSVEVDCALYKEDIQGSIAHVTMLSEENIISSDDAEKIIAGLKEIEKEFDAGQVPLDWREEDIHTVIENRLKEKIGAVAGKVHSGRSRNDQVATDTRLYMRRQIDALTLALENMNDTLLKKAEEHVDTIILGYTHLQRAQPILLSHYYMAYLEMFSRDIERVQDLRKRVNRSPLGAAAFAGSSLPVNTRRTAALLGFDDIFSNSIDAISDRDILIEFASACSIIMMHLSRFSEDLILWTTEEFKFLELKDAFATGSSIMPQKKNADIAELVRGKTGRVYGDLIALLTIMKGLPLSYNRDMQEDKPPLFDAAKTAIESVNIFNKLLQNTVVNKARLKSVTENDLSLATEIAEYLVGKDVPFRDAHRITGKLVSFSLQTGTPLPKISLEDYQKFSPVFESDIYDSLTPESSVRRKKSAGSTSPESVQMQLERQKGKKQK, encoded by the coding sequence ATGGGACAAAAATCAGACGAAAAGAAAGAATTGCTTTGGCAAAGCCGCTTCTCCGAGCCGTTTGACGAAGACGCTTTGCGTTTTTCATCCTCTGTTGAGGTAGATTGCGCGCTTTATAAAGAAGATATTCAGGGTTCAATCGCTCATGTGACCATGCTCAGCGAGGAAAATATCATCTCAAGCGATGACGCTGAAAAAATCATTGCCGGACTGAAGGAAATTGAAAAGGAATTTGACGCAGGTCAAGTGCCGCTCGACTGGCGAGAAGAAGATATTCATACCGTCATTGAGAATCGATTGAAGGAAAAAATTGGCGCAGTGGCTGGAAAAGTGCACAGCGGACGCAGCCGCAACGACCAAGTTGCAACCGACACGCGTCTTTACATGCGCCGCCAAATCGATGCGCTGACTCTCGCGTTAGAAAACATGAACGACACGCTGCTCAAAAAAGCTGAAGAGCATGTCGATACAATTATTCTCGGCTACACTCATTTGCAGCGCGCGCAGCCCATTTTGCTGTCGCATTACTATATGGCCTATCTCGAAATGTTTTCCCGCGACATCGAGCGCGTTCAGGATTTAAGAAAGCGTGTAAATCGCTCGCCACTTGGCGCAGCGGCATTTGCCGGATCGAGCTTGCCTGTCAATACGCGCCGTACCGCAGCGTTGCTCGGTTTTGACGATATTTTTTCGAACAGCATCGATGCCATCAGCGACCGCGACATTTTGATAGAGTTTGCATCGGCTTGCTCCATCATTATGATGCACCTATCGCGCTTTTCCGAAGATTTAATTTTATGGACAACTGAGGAGTTCAAATTTTTGGAACTCAAAGATGCGTTTGCGACGGGGTCGTCCATTATGCCACAAAAGAAAAATGCAGACATCGCCGAGCTCGTTCGCGGAAAAACAGGCCGCGTTTATGGCGATTTGATTGCGCTGCTCACGATTATGAAAGGCTTACCGCTTTCGTACAATCGCGACATGCAGGAAGATAAGCCGCCGCTTTTTGACGCTGCAAAAACGGCAATTGAAAGTGTCAATATTTTTAATAAACTGCTTCAGAACACCGTTGTTAATAAAGCGCGCCTGAAGAGCGTGACCGAGAACGATTTAAGTTTGGCCACAGAAATTGCAGAATATTTGGTTGGAAAAGATGTTCCATTTCGGGATGCGCATCGAATCACTGGAAAGTTGGTCAGCTTTTCGCTTCAGACGGGCACGCCGCTTCCGAAGATCAGCTTGGAAGATTATCAGAAATTTTCACCTGTGTTCGAGTCAGATATTTATGATAGCTTAACGCCGGAATCCAGCGTGCGGCGCAAGAAATCGGCGGGTAGCACGTCGCCGGAATCTGTCCAAATGCAATTGGAACGGCAAAAAGGAAAAAAACAAAAATAA
- a CDS encoding aconitate hydratase, with protein sequence MAFDFEMIQAKYAEMPERIEAAKKVVGRPLTLAEKILYSHLAEGTPTTAYKRGESYVDFNPDRVAMQDATAQMALLQFMQAGRAKVAVPSTAHCDHLIQAKSGADADLEAAKDVNKEVYDFLASVSNKYGIGFWKPGAGIIHQVVLENYAFPGGMMIGTDSHTVNAGGLGMIAIGVGGADAVDVMAGMPWELKFPKLIGVKLTGKMGGWTSAKDVILKVAGILTVKGGTGCIVEYFGEGADSLSCTGKGTICNMGAEIGATTSTFSYDEKMANYLRSTGRADVAEAADKIADCLKGDAEVYAEPEKYFDQVIEINLSELEPHVNGPFTPDLAHPISELAKAVKENGWPEEVSAGLIGSCTNSSYEDITRSASLARQAAEKNLKAKAEYSITPGSEQVRYTIERDGLIEDFDKIGGVVLANACGPCIGQWTRINMGKDERNSIVTSFNRNFAKRNDGNPNTHGFVASPEIVTALAIAGKMTFNPLTDTLTNENGEEVKLDPPTGMELPEKGFAVEDAGYQAPAEDGSGVEVIVNPDSERLQLLSAFSAWDGNDLKDMKLLIKAKGKCTTDHISMAGPWLKFRGHLDNISNNMLIGAVNFFNEKTDCVKNQLTGEYGAVPATQRAYKAQGIATVVVGDENYGEGSSREHAAMEPRFLGVRAVLVKSFARIHETNLKKQGMLALTFADKNDYEKIQEDDTIAIVGLTDFQPNKPLTVVLRHADGSVDEIQANHTYNENQIAWFKAGSALNLIKEQNKK encoded by the coding sequence ATGGCATTTGATTTTGAGATGATCCAAGCGAAGTACGCCGAAATGCCCGAGCGCATTGAAGCGGCAAAAAAGGTTGTTGGACGGCCTTTGACGCTTGCCGAGAAAATTTTGTACAGCCACCTCGCCGAAGGCACGCCGACAACGGCCTACAAGCGCGGTGAGTCTTACGTTGACTTCAATCCCGACCGTGTGGCGATGCAGGACGCAACCGCACAGATGGCGCTTTTGCAGTTCATGCAAGCCGGTCGCGCCAAAGTGGCCGTGCCTTCTACCGCACACTGCGACCACTTGATTCAGGCCAAAAGCGGCGCTGACGCAGATTTGGAAGCGGCTAAAGATGTTAACAAAGAGGTTTATGACTTTTTGGCGTCCGTCTCAAATAAATACGGCATCGGTTTCTGGAAACCGGGCGCAGGCATTATTCACCAAGTCGTGCTTGAAAATTACGCATTTCCGGGCGGCATGATGATCGGCACGGACTCGCACACGGTCAATGCCGGCGGTCTCGGCATGATTGCCATCGGTGTCGGCGGCGCCGACGCGGTGGATGTGATGGCCGGAATGCCTTGGGAACTTAAATTCCCGAAACTCATCGGTGTGAAACTCACTGGCAAAATGGGCGGTTGGACTTCGGCGAAAGACGTGATTTTGAAAGTCGCCGGTATTTTGACCGTGAAAGGCGGCACGGGCTGCATCGTTGAATACTTCGGCGAAGGCGCAGACAGCCTTTCTTGCACGGGCAAAGGCACGATTTGCAACATGGGCGCAGAAATCGGTGCAACCACCTCGACCTTCAGCTACGACGAAAAAATGGCGAACTATCTCCGCTCAACCGGACGCGCCGACGTGGCCGAGGCCGCCGATAAAATTGCCGACTGCCTCAAAGGCGATGCGGAAGTTTATGCCGAGCCGGAAAAATATTTTGACCAAGTCATCGAAATCAACCTGTCCGAGCTTGAGCCGCATGTAAACGGACCGTTTACGCCCGACCTCGCGCATCCGATTTCCGAGCTTGCCAAAGCGGTGAAAGAAAACGGTTGGCCGGAAGAAGTTTCAGCCGGTTTGATCGGTTCTTGCACAAACTCTTCTTATGAAGATATTACCCGTTCGGCGTCGCTCGCTCGCCAAGCTGCGGAGAAAAATCTCAAAGCCAAAGCGGAATATTCCATTACGCCGGGTTCGGAACAAGTTCGTTACACCATCGAACGCGACGGTCTGATTGAAGATTTTGACAAAATCGGCGGCGTGGTGTTGGCAAACGCTTGCGGCCCGTGCATCGGTCAATGGACTCGTATCAATATGGGCAAAGACGAGCGCAACTCGATCGTCACTTCATTCAATCGCAACTTTGCAAAGCGTAACGACGGCAACCCGAATACGCACGGTTTTGTCGCTTCACCGGAAATCGTTACCGCGCTGGCCATTGCCGGTAAAATGACTTTCAACCCGCTCACCGACACCTTGACCAACGAAAACGGCGAAGAGGTCAAATTAGACCCGCCGACGGGAATGGAACTTCCTGAAAAAGGTTTCGCGGTGGAAGATGCCGGCTATCAAGCTCCGGCGGAAGACGGCAGCGGCGTTGAAGTGATCGTAAATCCCGATTCCGAACGCCTGCAATTGCTTTCGGCATTTAGCGCATGGGACGGCAACGATTTGAAAGACATGAAGTTGCTCATCAAAGCCAAAGGAAAATGCACCACCGACCACATCTCGATGGCCGGCCCGTGGCTCAAATTCAGAGGCCACTTGGATAACATTTCCAACAACATGCTTATCGGCGCGGTGAACTTCTTCAACGAAAAAACCGATTGCGTTAAAAACCAACTGACCGGCGAATACGGCGCAGTTCCGGCTACCCAGCGTGCATACAAAGCACAGGGCATCGCTACGGTTGTCGTCGGTGATGAAAACTACGGCGAAGGCTCTTCGCGCGAACACGCGGCGATGGAGCCTCGCTTCCTCGGCGTTCGTGCGGTTCTCGTAAAATCCTTTGCGCGTATCCATGAAACCAACCTCAAAAAGCAAGGTATGCTCGCCTTGACTTTTGCCGATAAAAACGATTACGAAAAAATTCAAGAGGACGACACCATCGCCATCGTCGGCCTGACTGACTTCCAGCCGAACAAGCCGCTCACGGTCGTGCTTCGCCACGCCGACGGCTCGGTTGATGAAATCCAAGCCAATCACACCTACAACGAAAATCAGATTGCTTGGTTCAAAGCCGGTTCCGCCTTGAACTTAATCAAAGAGCAAAACAAGAAATAA
- a CDS encoding methyl-accepting chemotaxis protein, translating to MSNHLTARLDKKIVITFSVVLSVVVVLTSIFFYVRQVRQLDEQLKEHAVRIAQKTYGELYYNSMLFEKNRIQITEESTELLNLIHDHAFINRASLDSTQKMDEYVEKIGQNVVLEKEPSLNYRNPLNKPDEFEERILREFEKSMLSAKDASTGEIDMAVVDELPVWEKTDVAGEPAYRFMYPLLAKEHCLYCHGERDAAPQFISETYSNGFGYSKNDLMGAISLVLPAKAVDDTAFHDLIYTILIGLVAIGSSIALIYYLFQRKLAEPLQKTIRSARSVSQGNLSEKVSYEQHDEIGELVDSFNIMVDAVKEAVRDITDLTMRLNQVSLDISNTATGVLKSAENQTVLVHEITQIMDKMEATATLIIEDMQGLTINVRETRTSIEDLSGTVQEAARNIQEANQVFSQVIHEIQEGRFAIEQVNLSMVGISDKLEGLHLQVQQFDRATRDISSIVESAARTAKQTNLLAVNASIESAIAGEAGKGFKVVANEIRSLAEESTTASQQIKDMVFNIRRDAQKVQDTVIETNQSARDSVATVSDAEKSLDKITQYYSRSSAIMSRLSNLVDTQMRSSQQVTMKTSDMNIRTSQVVEQADTQKALGKKVTSVVRSLSETALRNKESSQEIAQLTQELINQAEQLQSAVRRFKLTETPQLFG from the coding sequence ATGTCAAATCACCTAACGGCAAGGCTCGATAAAAAAATTGTTATCACTTTCAGTGTTGTTTTATCCGTTGTTGTGGTGTTAACCTCAATCTTTTTTTATGTCAGGCAAGTCAGGCAGCTGGATGAGCAGCTAAAAGAGCACGCTGTCAGGATTGCGCAGAAAACTTATGGGGAGTTGTATTATAATTCAATGCTGTTTGAAAAAAACAGGATACAGATTACAGAAGAAAGCACCGAATTATTAAATCTTATCCACGATCACGCCTTTATCAATCGAGCCAGTTTAGATTCCACACAGAAAATGGATGAATACGTGGAGAAAATTGGCCAAAATGTGGTGCTTGAGAAAGAACCTTCTCTCAATTATAGAAATCCGCTAAATAAGCCTGACGAATTTGAGGAGAGAATCCTTCGGGAATTTGAGAAGTCAATGCTTTCTGCTAAGGATGCAAGCACGGGTGAGATTGATATGGCAGTTGTCGATGAACTGCCAGTATGGGAAAAAACGGATGTGGCTGGAGAGCCGGCTTATCGATTTATGTATCCATTGTTGGCCAAAGAGCACTGTTTGTATTGCCATGGTGAAAGAGATGCGGCGCCACAATTTATCAGCGAAACATACTCTAATGGATTTGGATACAGCAAAAATGATTTGATGGGCGCTATTTCCTTGGTTTTGCCGGCCAAAGCGGTTGATGATACAGCATTTCATGATTTAATATATACCATCTTAATTGGGTTAGTCGCGATTGGCTCATCGATCGCGCTCATCTATTATCTGTTCCAACGTAAATTAGCTGAGCCACTGCAGAAGACTATTCGATCGGCTCGAAGTGTTTCGCAGGGCAACTTGTCCGAAAAGGTGAGCTATGAGCAGCATGATGAAATTGGTGAGCTGGTCGACTCATTTAATATCATGGTGGATGCAGTAAAAGAGGCGGTAAGAGACATAACCGATTTGACAATGCGTTTAAATCAAGTGTCGCTTGATATCAGCAACACTGCAACAGGTGTTTTGAAAAGCGCAGAAAACCAAACCGTTTTAGTGCACGAGATAACGCAAATAATGGACAAAATGGAGGCGACAGCAACCTTAATTATTGAGGATATGCAAGGCCTTACGATCAACGTCCGTGAAACCAGAACCTCGATCGAAGATTTGAGCGGAACGGTACAAGAAGCTGCCCGAAATATCCAAGAAGCAAATCAGGTGTTTAGCCAAGTGATTCACGAGATTCAGGAAGGCCGATTTGCTATCGAGCAAGTGAATTTAAGCATGGTAGGCATTTCAGATAAATTGGAAGGTCTTCATTTGCAAGTCCAGCAGTTTGATAGAGCAACAAGAGATATTTCATCCATTGTGGAAAGTGCTGCAAGAACCGCAAAACAAACAAACTTGCTTGCTGTAAATGCCTCAATTGAATCAGCAATTGCCGGAGAGGCTGGAAAAGGATTTAAAGTGGTTGCAAATGAAATTCGCTCTTTGGCGGAAGAATCAACAACGGCTTCTCAGCAAATTAAGGACATGGTTTTCAATATTCGACGCGATGCGCAAAAAGTTCAAGATACTGTTATTGAGACAAACCAATCCGCTCGTGATAGCGTCGCCACGGTTAGCGATGCGGAAAAATCACTGGATAAAATCACGCAGTATTATTCGCGTTCCAGTGCGATTATGAGTCGGTTATCGAACTTGGTTGATACTCAGATGAGAAGTAGTCAGCAAGTGACGATGAAAACATCGGATATGAATATAAGAACCAGTCAGGTTGTTGAGCAGGCTGATACGCAAAAAGCGTTAGGAAAGAAAGTCACAAGTGTGGTGCGGTCGCTTTCTGAAACCGCTCTTAGAAACAAAGAATCCTCTCAGGAAATTGCGCAGTTAACACAAGAGTTAATCAATCAAGCTGAGCAATTGCAAAGCGCAGTACGGCGATTTAAACTGACAGAAACCCCGCAGCTTTTTGGATAA
- a CDS encoding chemotaxis protein CheW, translated as MAEEQSKSANAQSQKLAVKLPGEIKVEDLKRLSGKAVEQVEVFTSEQAENVQESEDEVKEQYIAVLIGEREVAFLIKNIDGIIDMQKIIPVPGLPSYVLGVCNVRGEVTSIVDLKIILGFPAKKAQITSRRFRSAEKILILRGDIYSVGFVVDSVLDVVRVAESDVIRISREDKELSRINFCAKGLYARPGEENTGNDVVLIDTAKLLNTKELKQFQ; from the coding sequence ATGGCTGAAGAACAATCGAAAAGTGCAAATGCGCAGAGCCAAAAATTAGCTGTAAAACTTCCAGGTGAGATAAAAGTGGAAGATTTAAAGCGACTTTCAGGCAAAGCTGTGGAGCAGGTCGAGGTTTTTACAAGTGAGCAAGCCGAGAACGTTCAAGAATCTGAAGATGAAGTTAAGGAACAGTATATTGCTGTTCTGATCGGTGAGCGTGAGGTTGCTTTCTTGATAAAAAATATTGACGGCATTATTGATATGCAGAAGATTATCCCTGTTCCAGGCCTTCCGTCTTATGTGTTGGGGGTATGTAATGTGCGAGGGGAAGTCACATCAATTGTCGACCTGAAAATAATATTAGGGTTTCCGGCCAAGAAAGCACAGATTACATCCAGGCGTTTCCGGTCTGCGGAGAAAATTCTAATCTTGCGTGGGGACATTTATTCTGTCGGCTTTGTGGTAGATTCTGTATTAGATGTTGTCCGCGTCGCTGAAAGCGATGTGATTCGCATTAGCAGGGAGGATAAAGAACTCAGCCGGATTAATTTTTGCGCGAAAGGTCTTTATGCAAGGCCTGGTGAGGAAAATACTGGAAATGATGTGGTCTTGATAGACACAGCAAAATTGCTTAACACGAAAGAACTAAAGCAATTTCAATAG
- a CDS encoding response regulator, whose amino-acid sequence MPRVLIIDDSAVERKIIAKVMTTLGYSILEANDGEEGEEKAKSAKPDIIVLDVVMPKKDGYQVCRNLKKMPETANIPVIMITSKNQESDKFWGLKQGAIAYIVKPFNEQDLVAAVTQAMA is encoded by the coding sequence ATGCCAAGAGTTCTTATTATTGATGACAGCGCCGTTGAAAGAAAAATTATTGCTAAAGTCATGACAACACTTGGCTATTCTATCCTTGAGGCTAATGACGGTGAAGAAGGGGAAGAAAAGGCAAAATCGGCAAAACCTGATATCATTGTTCTTGATGTAGTTATGCCTAAAAAAGATGGCTACCAAGTTTGCAGAAATCTGAAAAAAATGCCGGAAACTGCAAACATTCCTGTGATCATGATTACTTCAAAAAATCAGGAAAGCGATAAATTTTGGGGGTTAAAGCAGGGCGCAATTGCCTACATTGTTAAGCCATTTAATGAGCAAGATTTAGTTGCAGCTGTTACCCAAGCAATGGCATAG
- a CDS encoding response regulator, translating into MAFTGSIKGWTITEMLQLIRTMRKSGAMIVQTSSDYGEVKKVVYFRNGMVIAVDTGGEDLGAILLEENFITRSDLDEAIRLQKTNFKGKRIEQILAAMKKVDVQRLVRAIRIQIERVITNLLQEKNAKVSFDPDAPLRVQALSNGIDVQNILLNASVKVDELKLVREKISSTSLVPKRTKRGDDNLKEIALKLDEWKVFLAIDGKTDVRTIIMKLKMDEVQVLKAISFFIEEKWVEVPKIEQDTRKKILIVDDSAVIRKSIEMALAETGYGLISAATGEAAIKLATEQKPDLILLDVMLPDTTGLKVCKTLRSEYEDLKTTPIVMLSAKDAEIDKNLGLHAGANDYVTKPFKDGQLVEIVDKFLKN; encoded by the coding sequence ATGGCATTTACAGGTAGCATTAAGGGTTGGACGATTACGGAAATGTTGCAACTCATTCGAACGATGCGCAAATCGGGCGCAATGATTGTGCAAACATCTTCGGACTATGGTGAGGTAAAAAAGGTTGTCTATTTTAGAAATGGCATGGTCATCGCGGTTGATACGGGTGGAGAAGATCTGGGTGCTATCCTGCTTGAAGAAAACTTTATTACCCGATCTGATTTGGATGAAGCCATTCGGCTGCAAAAAACAAATTTCAAAGGCAAGCGAATCGAGCAGATTTTAGCTGCCATGAAAAAAGTTGATGTCCAGCGGTTGGTGCGTGCCATTCGAATCCAAATTGAAAGGGTGATCACCAATCTTCTTCAGGAAAAAAATGCGAAGGTTTCTTTTGACCCGGATGCGCCGCTCAGAGTGCAAGCCTTGAGCAACGGAATTGACGTTCAAAATATCTTGCTGAACGCCTCCGTTAAGGTCGACGAACTGAAGTTGGTTCGAGAAAAAATCTCCAGTACATCATTGGTGCCGAAGCGTACCAAACGCGGTGATGATAACCTGAAAGAAATTGCGTTGAAGCTTGATGAATGGAAGGTCTTTCTTGCCATTGATGGAAAAACAGATGTTCGCACGATTATCATGAAGCTGAAGATGGACGAGGTTCAGGTCCTCAAAGCCATTTCGTTTTTCATAGAAGAAAAATGGGTCGAAGTTCCAAAAATTGAACAAGACACCCGCAAAAAGATATTGATTGTCGATGACAGCGCGGTTATTCGCAAGTCCATTGAGATGGCGTTGGCCGAAACAGGATATGGTCTTATTAGCGCAGCGACGGGCGAAGCTGCTATAAAACTGGCAACCGAGCAAAAACCGGATTTGATCTTACTGGACGTAATGCTCCCAGATACAACAGGCCTGAAGGTTTGCAAAACGCTTCGCTCGGAATATGAAGACTTGAAAACAACGCCGATTGTAATGTTATCAGCAAAAGATGCTGAGATTGATAAAAATTTAGGGCTACATGCCGGAGCAAACGATTATGTGACCAAGCCTTTTAAAGATGGGCAATTGGTTGAAATTGTAGATAAATTTTTAAAGAATTAA
- a CDS encoding MBL fold metallo-hydrolase, giving the protein MQPLEKMKIGNYQVHAILCETFALDGGAMFGTVPKTLWEKKFPADEQNRVTLAARALLISGEGRHILVDAGVGQKWSEKYQEIYQVSESFLEENLAKHDLSLADITDVIITHLHFDHVGGAIKYVDGKSDLAFPNATFYVQEENFDWAMNANPREKASYLKENLLPLQDSGKLKKINGNLELFPGVFTIVSHAHTRGQQLVKVSDGDKTVCFCADLIPTTAHAPLAWVMGYDLFPLDLMAEKKTLLDQAIREDWLLVFQHDLETEAGFPIKTEKGYRIGARVTIG; this is encoded by the coding sequence ATGCAACCATTAGAAAAGATGAAAATAGGAAATTATCAAGTTCATGCGATTTTGTGCGAGACATTTGCTTTGGATGGGGGCGCAATGTTTGGCACAGTGCCCAAAACACTTTGGGAAAAAAAGTTTCCGGCTGACGAACAGAATCGAGTTACGCTTGCTGCCAGGGCGCTTTTAATTTCCGGTGAAGGCCGGCACATTTTGGTGGATGCGGGTGTCGGGCAAAAATGGTCGGAAAAATATCAGGAAATTTATCAAGTCTCGGAATCTTTTTTGGAAGAAAATTTAGCCAAACATGATCTGTCTTTGGCAGATATCACCGATGTAATTATTACGCATTTGCATTTTGATCATGTAGGCGGAGCCATCAAATATGTGGATGGAAAAAGCGACCTTGCTTTCCCGAACGCGACTTTTTATGTTCAAGAAGAAAATTTTGATTGGGCGATGAACGCAAATCCGCGCGAAAAAGCCAGTTATTTAAAAGAAAACCTTTTGCCTCTGCAAGACTCCGGAAAGTTGAAAAAAATTAACGGAAATCTTGAATTATTTCCGGGTGTTTTCACAATTGTTTCTCATGCTCATACCAGAGGTCAGCAGCTCGTGAAAGTGTCCGACGGTGACAAAACAGTGTGCTTCTGTGCCGACTTAATTCCAACCACGGCGCATGCCCCGCTCGCTTGGGTTATGGGATACGACTTATTTCCGTTAGACCTGATGGCAGAAAAGAAAACTTTGTTAGACCAAGCTATTCGTGAAGATTGGCTACTTGTGTTTCAGCACGATCTCGAAACCGAAGCGGGATTTCCTATCAAAACAGAAAAAGGTTATCGAATTGGAGCTCGCGTCACAATTGGGTAG
- the rplS gene encoding 50S ribosomal protein L19, whose product MNEKIKLVEAAQMRADIPEIHPGDTLKVHVKVVEGDKERLQLFQGILISIRGVGMSKTITVRKISHGVGVERIIPLHSPIIEKIEVVKRGKVRRAKLFYMRNRTGKAAMKIKEKTTNSEMA is encoded by the coding sequence ATGAACGAGAAGATTAAACTGGTAGAAGCCGCTCAAATGAGAGCCGACATACCGGAGATTCATCCTGGAGATACGTTAAAGGTTCATGTAAAAGTTGTTGAAGGGGATAAAGAGCGCTTACAGCTTTTTCAGGGAATTTTAATCAGCATTCGCGGCGTGGGCATGTCGAAGACCATCACAGTTCGCAAGATTTCTCACGGTGTCGGTGTTGAGCGTATTATTCCGCTTCATTCTCCGATTATTGAAAAAATAGAAGTGGTTAAGCGCGGTAAAGTTCGTCGTGCAAAACTCTTCTACATGCGCAACCGTACCGGTAAGGCCGCAATGAAAATCAAAGAAAAAACAACAAACTCAGAAATGGCGTAA